From the genome of Acipenser ruthenus chromosome 14, fAciRut3.2 maternal haplotype, whole genome shotgun sequence, one region includes:
- the LOC117419666 gene encoding cytoskeleton-associated protein 4-like yields the protein MSSVKQRNKNNAQERASHSSSDDVAKKSSKGSKGGSTNTGSGILGKVLTIVLYLALISVAGFAGYYLQKVMEQVSEINSRNEESSAQALELVKRVESALQQVDSLKLTVRNFDISLKDTNKELESTNKAVRKGETETHRIEEVLHKLQNEILQDLSDGIRDVKEARERDFSSLEQTVEERLTELTKSINDNVSVFTEVQRVTQNELQTIKSKIDAVEDLGLLKHELLAITTAVADLSAATEVKEEAIKSLTNQIRSLQSEVQTRNQEVASTVQEFEELQGTVQRTGSSLRELISEVETSIKFVSGEVQVLHEGLQQVKASISEQEQNLLAMATSGEKTESLESRLKAVEENTETLIVSASEQSDSLESIFSKYDAHTSSLSTLERDIESIKSSASKRDDLDLQSAVQKVTEAQESFISDIEMLKNNLSELQIAAQTAEITQNEILSLGKSQKQHIQEHEQRLVEVEDNLKTQTTGAGDQSVQASINDLKSSFSQAQNDLQMLRTAVDSLVAYSVKIETNEKELVSSKNLMDEMKSAMDTLSRELESVQGRI from the exons ATGTCAAGTGTAAAACAACGAAATAAAAACAATGCGCAAGAAAGGGCATCTCATTCATCCTCTGATGACGTGGCAAAGAAGAGTTCTAAGGGAAGCAAAGGAGGCTCCACTAATACTGGCTCGGGAATTCTGGGCAAAGTTCTTACTATTGTGCTTTATTTGGCTCTGATATCCGTAGCTGGGTTTGCAGGGTACTACCTGCAAAAAGTAATGGAACAAGTGAGCGAGATAAACAGCAGAAACGAGGAAAGCTCTGCACAAGCCTTGGAGCTGGTGAAGAGAGTGGAAAGTGCCCTTCAACAG GTGGATTCTCTGAAGCTCACTGTCAGAAACTTTGACATCTCTTTAAAAGACACCAATAAAGAACTGGAAAGCACAAACAAAGCTGTCAGAAAAGGAGAAACAGAAACACATCGCATCGAAGAAGTTCTTCATAAACTCCAAAATGAGATCCTCCAAGACTTATCCGACGGCATTCGAGATGTCAAAGAAGCCAGGGAGCGAGATTTCTCATCCCTTGAGCAAACAGTAGAAGAAAGATTAACCGAGTTAACAAAGTCAATAAACGATAATGTGTCAGTGTTTACAGAAGTGCAGCGTGTTACACAGAATGAATTACAAACCATCAAGTCAAAGATCGATGCAGTGGAAGATTTAGGTCTCCTTAAGCATGAGCTGCTGGCAATTACAACTGCAGTGGCAGACTTAAGCGCAGCCACTGAAGTCAAAGAGGAGGCAATCAAATCCTTGACGAATCAGATACGTTCTCTACAATCAGAAGTTCAAACTAGAAACCAAGAGGTTGCATCTACTGTTCAGGAGTTTGAGGAGCTTCAGGGGACGGTGCAGAGAACTGGAAGTTCTCTAAGAGAGCTTATTTCTGAAGTAGAGACCTCCATCAAGTTTGTATCTGGAGAGGTTCAAGTACTGCATGAAGGTCTCCAGCAGGTTAAAGCGAGCATCAGTGAGCAGGAGCAGAATCTACTGGCCATGGCAACGTCTGGAGAGAAAACAGAGAGTTTGGAGTCCAGGTTAAAGGCTGTAGAAGAAAACACGGAGACCCTCATTGTATCAGCTAGCGAGCAGTCAGACAGCCTGGAATCAATTTTTTCCAAGTATGACGCCCACACAAGCAGCTTATCTACTTTAGAGAGGGATATTGAAAGCATCAAGTCATCTGCTTCCAAGAGAGATGACTTGGACTTGCAGAGTGCTGTGCAGAAAGTAACAGAAGCACAAGAGTCCTTCATCAGCGATATTGAAATGCTGAAGAACAATCTGAGTGAGCTTCAAATAGCAGCTCAAACTGCAGAGATCACCCAGAATGAGATCTTGTCTTTGGGTAAGAGTCAGAAGCAACACATACAGGAACATGAACAAAGGCTAGTAGAAGTTGAAGACAACCTTAAAACCCAGACAACAGGGGCAGGTGATCAGTCAGTGCAAGCCAGTATTAATGACTTGAAGTCGTCTTTTAGCCAAGCACAGAATGATCTCCAAATGCTGAGAACTGCGGTCGACAGTTTGGTGGCCTACTCAGTAAAGATTGAAACTAATGAGAAGGAATTAGTGTCTAGTAAGAATCTGATGGATGAAATGAAGAGTGCTATGGACACACTGTCCAGAGAATTAGAAAGTGTACAGGGGAGAATTTAA